The following coding sequences lie in one uncultured Mailhella sp. genomic window:
- a CDS encoding IscA/HesB family protein, with protein MINLSDGARQELEAFFADKPKAGIRVYLAPGGUSGPRLALALDEPTDNDKAFEVNGFTFCLEKSLLERIGGVKIDVSYMGFIVEPEIPLQGGSSCGSCGSSCGSH; from the coding sequence ATGATCAATCTTTCCGATGGTGCCCGTCAGGAACTTGAGGCGTTCTTCGCCGACAAGCCCAAGGCCGGCATCCGCGTCTATCTGGCCCCCGGCGGCTGAAGCGGCCCCCGTCTCGCCCTGGCTCTGGATGAGCCTACCGACAATGACAAGGCCTTTGAAGTCAACGGGTTCACGTTCTGTCTGGAAAAATCGCTGCTTGAACGCATCGGCGGCGTAAAAATCGACGTAAGCTACATGGGCTTCATCGTCGAACCTGAAATTCCGCTTCAGGGCGGGAGCAGCTGCGGATCCTGCGGCAGCTCCTGCGGCAGTCACTGA
- the metC gene encoding cystathionine beta-lyase: MKDSTILVHAGRAPLRVGGPVNMPVHRASTIVSPTLEEFDANEAGDAKFRNVCYGALGTENAFALCDAVNRLEQGAGSMVTSSGLAACTQSLLAFVGAGDHVLMPDSVYGPQRMFCDTILRRYGVETTFYDPRAGSGIDVLIKANTRVVYTESPGSLTFEMQDIPAIVEAAHAHGAVVIMDNTWAGPLYFKPLSVGVDICVEAATKFIAGHSDLVMGVITARTEELYRRMRAFCVQMGEIASPDDCYMALRGLRTMKVRMETQFAQALELARWLQKRPEVLQVLYPPLEDDPGHALWARDFTGGGSLFSVALPKMDRKAVAAMLDGYRMFSIGASWGGYDSLVEHCHPQRTALNRIAPVWNEDNCTLVRYAVGLEDVEDLKADLDEGFARLRAALA; the protein is encoded by the coding sequence ATGAAGGACTCCACCATACTCGTGCATGCCGGACGCGCGCCCCTTCGCGTGGGCGGCCCCGTGAACATGCCGGTACACCGGGCTTCCACCATCGTGTCGCCCACGCTGGAGGAATTCGACGCCAACGAAGCGGGAGACGCCAAGTTCCGCAACGTCTGCTACGGCGCGCTGGGCACGGAAAACGCCTTTGCCCTGTGCGACGCCGTCAACAGACTGGAACAAGGCGCAGGCTCCATGGTGACGAGTTCCGGGCTTGCCGCCTGCACGCAGTCGCTTCTGGCCTTCGTGGGCGCGGGCGATCACGTGCTCATGCCCGACAGCGTCTATGGACCGCAGCGCATGTTCTGCGACACCATCCTGCGCCGCTACGGCGTGGAAACCACGTTTTACGATCCGCGCGCAGGCTCTGGCATCGACGTGCTCATCAAGGCGAACACCCGCGTCGTCTATACGGAATCGCCGGGCTCGCTCACCTTTGAAATGCAGGATATTCCCGCCATCGTGGAAGCGGCGCACGCGCACGGCGCGGTGGTCATCATGGACAACACCTGGGCCGGGCCGCTCTATTTCAAGCCGCTCAGCGTCGGGGTGGACATCTGCGTGGAGGCGGCCACCAAGTTCATTGCCGGACATTCCGATCTGGTGATGGGCGTCATCACGGCCCGCACGGAAGAACTGTACCGCCGCATGCGCGCCTTCTGCGTGCAGATGGGCGAAATTGCCTCTCCCGACGACTGCTACATGGCCCTGCGCGGTCTGCGCACCATGAAGGTGCGCATGGAAACCCAGTTTGCGCAGGCGCTGGAACTGGCCCGCTGGCTGCAAAAACGCCCGGAAGTTCTGCAGGTGCTCTATCCGCCGCTGGAAGACGATCCCGGACACGCGCTGTGGGCCCGCGACTTCACGGGCGGCGGCTCGCTCTTTTCCGTGGCGCTGCCGAAAATGGATCGCAAAGCCGTGGCCGCCATGCTCGACGGGTACAGGATGTTCAGCATAGGCGCAAGCTGGGGCGGCTACGACAGCCTGGTGGAACACTGCCATCCCCAGCGCACGGCGCTCAACCGCATCGCCCCCGTATGGAACGAGGACAACTGCACGCTTGTGCGCTACGCCGTAGGCCTGGAAGACGTGGAAGATCTGAAGGCCGACCTGGACGAAGGATTTGCCCGCCTGCGCGCCGCGCTTGCCTGA
- a CDS encoding GNAT family N-acetyltransferase, whose product MIRPFCDGDTEDVVRLWLEASIEAHDFIPRAYWEAAAEDMRTLYLPMSDEIVLHVDDATGSIDAFLAFADTFLAALFVAPSAQGKGLGSRLFRIASRMHPGFTLCVYRDNARAVSFYRRRGLVVLEERVEERTGCVELVMGPSEQQA is encoded by the coding sequence ATGATACGTCCGTTTTGCGACGGTGATACGGAAGACGTTGTGCGTCTTTGGCTGGAAGCTTCCATAGAGGCGCACGACTTTATTCCGCGCGCGTACTGGGAGGCTGCGGCCGAAGACATGCGCACGCTCTATCTTCCCATGAGCGACGAGATCGTGCTGCATGTCGATGACGCCACGGGCAGCATCGACGCCTTTCTGGCCTTTGCGGATACGTTTCTGGCCGCGCTTTTTGTTGCGCCGTCCGCGCAGGGAAAGGGGCTCGGCAGCCGCCTGTTCCGCATTGCGTCCCGCATGCATCCGGGATTCACGCTTTGCGTGTACCGGGACAATGCAAGGGCCGTGTCCTTTTACCGCAGGCGCGGGCTTGTGGTGCTTGAGGAGCGGGTGGAGGAGAGAACCGGATGCGTGGAGCTTGTCATGGGGCCTTCCGAACAGCAGGCGTGA
- a CDS encoding EF-hand domain-containing protein: protein MNIVSSGAAALLLALSCSVTPALAMPGAGDGAAARVSDPAERFRQMDADHDGKLTWEELSTARPNLSRNAFDIIDADRNGGISLEEWQAFSAGHGGSASMPDMSKMMEGMRGAGDRASMPATGTAMPLVMPPAQKDAGAAQAPAAGKAMPLITPPAEAK from the coding sequence ATGAATATTGTCTCTTCCGGGGCCGCCGCCCTTCTGCTTGCTCTTTCCTGCTCCGTCACCCCCGCACTTGCCATGCCCGGCGCCGGAGACGGCGCGGCCGCCCGCGTTTCCGATCCTGCGGAGCGCTTCCGCCAGATGGACGCCGATCACGACGGGAAACTGACCTGGGAAGAACTTTCCACTGCCCGCCCCAATCTCAGCCGCAACGCCTTCGACATCATTGACGCGGATCGCAACGGCGGCATCAGCCTTGAAGAATGGCAGGCCTTTTCCGCCGGTCACGGCGGCTCCGCTTCCATGCCCGACATGAGCAAAATGATGGAAGGCATGCGCGGCGCCGGAGACCGCGCGTCCATGCCCGCCACGGGAACCGCCATGCCCCTCGTCATGCCTCCGGCGCAGAAGGACGCCGGAGCCGCACAGGCACCCGCCGCAGGCAAGGCCATGCCGCTCATCACTCCTCCCGCCGAGGCCAAGTAA
- a CDS encoding trigger factor — protein sequence MEYKLEVEDGGLRRLSFTCPAGEVLSAWKKAAQPFSASFRMAGFRPGKAPLEVVEKRFYQQISDAATDALVDAAVDDALRRETLAPAAGLVYEGGNAVRGRDFCFRMECCVLENRDVPDLSSVHIKEEEPRADPVQESLFVREILGRAAEKMSVTEGRPQDGDLVEVEVTGKMDGETVPGMHTGTCRMRLMSARPGEKTPDLDPIVRGLSVGETGSGSTPCPDNYPDPSMRGRDIELVVTLRGIERETLPPLTDEVARSLGFRDARVLTASAHARALEMDRLHKFSEGRRALQARLESWEGFDAPEALVRQCRREAMRRSRQYLQRKFESPEKLKETLEVMKKEAERQARGKARARALLLLWAEREGVNLAGDEFERVLAARAARKNMDAAGYRRSLVRTGELFELRAAMLEERALNELMKKVFRP from the coding sequence ATGGAATATAAGTTGGAAGTCGAAGACGGCGGGCTGCGTCGCCTTTCATTCACCTGCCCGGCCGGCGAGGTGCTGTCGGCGTGGAAGAAGGCGGCGCAGCCTTTTTCCGCGAGCTTCCGCATGGCCGGATTCAGACCCGGCAAGGCTCCGCTGGAAGTGGTGGAGAAGCGTTTTTATCAGCAGATATCCGACGCGGCCACCGACGCGCTGGTCGACGCGGCCGTGGACGACGCGCTGCGCCGTGAGACGCTGGCGCCTGCGGCCGGTCTGGTGTACGAGGGCGGCAACGCCGTGCGCGGACGCGATTTTTGTTTCCGCATGGAATGCTGCGTGCTGGAGAACAGGGATGTGCCGGATCTTTCGTCCGTTCATATAAAGGAAGAGGAGCCCCGGGCCGATCCCGTGCAGGAATCGCTGTTTGTGCGGGAGATTCTCGGTCGCGCGGCGGAGAAGATGTCCGTGACGGAGGGGCGTCCGCAGGACGGCGACCTCGTGGAAGTCGAGGTGACGGGAAAGATGGACGGAGAAACGGTGCCCGGGATGCATACGGGAACCTGCCGCATGCGTCTCATGTCGGCAAGGCCGGGAGAGAAGACGCCGGATCTCGATCCCATTGTGCGCGGACTGAGCGTCGGGGAAACGGGTTCCGGCTCTACTCCGTGCCCGGACAATTATCCTGATCCGTCCATGCGCGGCAGGGACATCGAGCTTGTCGTGACGCTGCGCGGCATTGAGCGGGAAACGCTGCCGCCGCTGACGGACGAGGTCGCCCGGTCTCTGGGCTTTCGCGACGCCCGGGTGCTCACGGCGTCCGCCCATGCGCGGGCTCTGGAGATGGACAGGCTGCACAAATTTTCGGAAGGCAGGCGCGCGCTTCAGGCCCGGCTGGAGTCCTGGGAGGGATTCGACGCGCCGGAAGCGCTGGTGCGTCAGTGCCGACGCGAGGCGATGCGGCGATCCCGGCAGTATCTGCAGCGGAAGTTCGAGTCTCCTGAAAAGCTGAAGGAAACGCTGGAGGTCATGAAGAAAGAGGCGGAGCGTCAGGCGCGCGGAAAGGCGCGGGCCCGGGCTCTGCTGCTTCTCTGGGCGGAGCGCGAAGGCGTGAATCTTGCCGGCGATGAGTTTGAAAGAGTGCTTGCCGCGCGTGCGGCCAGGAAGAACATGGACGCGGCCGGGTATCGCCGCAGTCTTGTTCGTACCGGAGAACTGTTTGAGCTGCGTGCCGCCATGCTGGAGGAGCGCGCGCTGAACGAACTGATGAAAAAGGTGTTTCGTCCCTAG
- a CDS encoding IscA/HesB family protein, whose amino-acid sequence MFTLTESARTELDAFFADKEKSAIRLYLAPGGCSGPRIGLALDEPNERDFVTEQDGYTFCATKELWATIGGAKVDASPMGFLVTPEIPLPNMGGGCGCSSCGTGTCGGGCHH is encoded by the coding sequence GTGTTTACTCTCACCGAAAGCGCTCGCACCGAACTTGACGCCTTCTTCGCTGACAAGGAAAAATCTGCCATTCGTCTGTATCTCGCCCCCGGCGGATGCAGCGGCCCCCGCATCGGCCTGGCTCTCGACGAACCCAACGAACGGGATTTCGTCACCGAGCAGGACGGCTACACCTTCTGTGCCACGAAGGAACTGTGGGCCACGATCGGCGGAGCCAAAGTCGACGCCAGTCCCATGGGCTTCCTTGTCACGCCCGAGATTCCCCTGCCCAACATGGGCGGAGGCTGCGGCTGCTCCAGCTGCGGTACCGGCACCTGTGGCGGCGGATGCCACCACTGA